A window of the Chloroflexus sp. Y-396-1 genome harbors these coding sequences:
- a CDS encoding ABC transporter substrate-binding protein — translation MAIRLLGPNDPAVEALQPLLAQRPDLDAQIEIVRWEDYYPTLLASLNADLCPFQAVFIPGHVWLDSLIYAGLVAPLPVDEVDAAVVAGYGLDDILPSIYAECSRAGEWYLVPWFSDGHICFYHSDVSGFSDEPGTLVIHPAQLSAVVRNAHRPPERYGIALKAAASEIFLDWLPFLWDFGGELFDADLNPTFTTPQAVESLAEYIALKAYCPPDVHTYGNLEIGRVLAEHKVSVATTWGGQAGAIFGAAIEAGNVVPYRAGVYAQPWNGTWGIGLPAHQSHSIRCRVAEWLLRVADRQMDEYLLRVAGSPVRKSTYSPQNLQRYFWLPAQWELLQRCRTLPFTHRLSDILSVMYPSIYAAFTGEKSARKALTDAEAHVLQLLRNK, via the coding sequence ATGGCAATCCGATTACTTGGCCCCAACGATCCGGCAGTAGAGGCATTGCAACCTCTCCTCGCACAGCGCCCTGATTTAGATGCGCAGATCGAGATTGTTCGTTGGGAAGACTACTATCCAACGTTACTTGCAAGCCTGAATGCTGACCTCTGTCCATTTCAGGCTGTTTTCATCCCTGGCCATGTTTGGCTCGACTCTCTTATTTATGCTGGCCTGGTAGCACCTTTACCGGTAGATGAGGTAGATGCAGCAGTTGTTGCCGGTTATGGTCTGGATGATATTCTCCCCTCGATATATGCAGAATGTAGCCGAGCAGGCGAGTGGTATCTTGTGCCCTGGTTCTCAGATGGTCATATCTGCTTTTACCACTCAGATGTAAGCGGTTTCTCTGATGAGCCGGGAACGCTCGTGATACACCCTGCACAATTGAGCGCGGTTGTGCGAAATGCGCATCGTCCTCCTGAACGTTACGGTATTGCGCTGAAAGCGGCTGCTAGTGAAATATTTCTCGATTGGCTTCCTTTTCTGTGGGACTTCGGAGGAGAGCTATTTGATGCAGATTTGAACCCGACTTTCACAACGCCACAGGCAGTGGAGTCGTTGGCAGAATATATTGCGCTAAAGGCGTATTGTCCTCCTGACGTGCATACGTATGGTAATCTCGAAATTGGTCGTGTGCTTGCGGAGCATAAGGTGAGCGTAGCGACCACGTGGGGTGGACAGGCCGGGGCAATATTTGGCGCTGCAATCGAAGCCGGAAATGTTGTACCATACCGTGCCGGCGTATATGCGCAGCCCTGGAATGGAACATGGGGGATAGGTCTACCTGCACACCAGTCCCATTCGATACGGTGCAGGGTGGCTGAATGGTTGTTGCGTGTCGCAGATCGGCAGATGGATGAATACCTGCTACGGGTTGCCGGTAGTCCGGTTCGGAAGAGCACATATTCACCACAAAATCTTCAGCGCTACTTTTGGTTGCCTGCACAGTGGGAGCTGCTCCAGCGTTGCCGGACTCTACCATTCACGCATAGATTGAGTGATATATTAAGCGTAATGTATCCGTCCATCTATGCGGCGTTCACAGGCGAAAAGTCAGCAAGAAAGGCTCTGACTGATGCCGAGGCGCACGTGCTACAGCTCTTGAGGAATAAATGA
- a CDS encoding SPFH domain-containing protein, whose protein sequence is MSDTRREFSRIREAVATWNRIRQLLRSGEEGQLVPVVIPKDRRRARWLFPLAISLYLLGMAVFSGGIFGALMLLLAFLMFIAAGISFFLNAIVEIEQGTTGILSHWGQIVGTLPPGRHYLWWPWEKVEAVVDTSTEIPYTAPVMAAPTRENVPLKSIEFFLKFRIEDPIAFFRRLGASNFDLVLSSAVQDAIRQRARRVETERAYDLRGSDVGDMQELLNRQLARYGVRITGANIPDVQLPDQYQQHLATRERVAKELQAYEREWELIKKQRIDSLLLEIERAKKVRDAKLVEVREAINKARENVARMLQEKETEAQRIRWEIEARGRATLRQAENEARGLEYLGRAYQDNRAVLQYELARRRLQVAETLMKRAPRPIVIKSDGGDTSALTTLLTARLLPTLTGNSHEATQ, encoded by the coding sequence GTGAGCGATACCCGACGCGAATTTTCCCGCATTCGTGAGGCGGTAGCAACCTGGAACCGTATCCGGCAACTTCTCCGTTCAGGTGAAGAGGGCCAACTGGTGCCGGTGGTGATCCCCAAAGATCGACGACGAGCACGTTGGCTTTTCCCACTAGCCATCAGCTTATACCTCCTCGGCATGGCTGTTTTCAGTGGAGGTATTTTCGGCGCCCTGATGCTGTTGCTGGCATTTTTGATGTTCATTGCCGCGGGCATTTCATTCTTCCTCAACGCAATTGTGGAGATAGAGCAAGGAACCACCGGTATTCTCTCGCACTGGGGACAGATCGTCGGTACGCTGCCACCGGGCCGTCATTATCTATGGTGGCCATGGGAGAAGGTAGAAGCGGTGGTTGATACCAGTACTGAAATTCCCTACACTGCCCCGGTGATGGCGGCGCCAACCCGTGAAAATGTACCGCTGAAGTCGATAGAGTTTTTTCTGAAATTCCGCATTGAAGACCCGATTGCCTTCTTCCGCCGATTAGGGGCGAGCAACTTTGATCTAGTGCTGAGCAGTGCTGTTCAGGATGCCATTCGCCAACGGGCACGACGGGTCGAAACCGAACGTGCATACGACCTGCGCGGTAGTGATGTTGGTGATATGCAAGAGTTGCTCAATCGCCAACTCGCTCGTTATGGTGTCCGCATCACCGGCGCTAATATACCCGACGTGCAATTACCCGATCAGTATCAGCAACATCTGGCCACTCGTGAGCGGGTTGCAAAAGAGTTGCAGGCTTACGAACGGGAGTGGGAGCTGATCAAAAAGCAGCGGATCGATAGCTTGCTGCTGGAAATCGAACGGGCGAAAAAGGTGCGCGATGCCAAGCTAGTTGAAGTACGGGAAGCCATCAACAAGGCGCGCGAGAATGTAGCACGCATGCTACAAGAGAAAGAGACCGAAGCTCAGCGAATACGCTGGGAGATTGAGGCGCGTGGTCGAGCAACGCTCCGTCAGGCTGAAAACGAGGCCCGTGGTCTGGAATATCTGGGCCGGGCTTATCAAGATAACCGGGCCGTATTACAGTATGAACTTGCCCGTCGCCGTTTACAGGTCGCTGAAACGCTGATGAAACGCGCCCCGCGGCCAATCGTTATTAAGAGCGATGGTGGCGATACTTCTGCTTTAACCACGCTGCTGACAGCTCGGTTATTACCGACATTAACCGGTAACTCTCACGAAGCGACACAGTAG
- a CDS encoding sugar-binding transcriptional regulator: MKRTPTRTTETNSDGLMVVVAWLYYHEDLTHDQIAMRLGIPRIKVTRLLQKARREGIVEFRITRPLPQEFELQQRLLAVTSLKEAFIVQSRRNFEETLEAVGKAAADHLHQHLRNDLRIGMGWSTTVSRMAPYIHTPKKRYTVTVCDLAGTMVGQSNPYSISWLVAQRLNATLKTLSAPVLVASEETRQALLQEPSLRQALEEVRRVDIAYVGLGHVGPDTTLVRVGLLSPHDIQQLQERGVVGEMLMRYYDKDGQHVPCPWESRIISLEWPSIRQIPHVVVIAAGDHKVEAITAAIRGRLCHTLITDTDTALQVLDRFQQGT, encoded by the coding sequence ATGAAACGTACACCAACACGTACTACTGAGACGAACAGCGATGGTCTGATGGTCGTAGTCGCCTGGTTGTACTACCACGAGGATTTGACGCATGACCAGATTGCTATGCGTTTGGGCATTCCCCGGATCAAGGTGACCAGACTCCTGCAAAAAGCGCGTCGTGAGGGGATTGTAGAGTTTCGGATTACGCGCCCACTACCCCAAGAGTTTGAGTTACAGCAACGTTTGTTAGCAGTTACATCGCTGAAAGAGGCATTCATTGTTCAAAGCCGCCGTAATTTTGAGGAAACCTTAGAAGCGGTTGGGAAAGCTGCTGCTGACCATCTCCATCAACACTTGCGCAATGACCTGCGGATCGGGATGGGATGGAGTACAACAGTTTCACGTATGGCACCATACATTCATACCCCGAAGAAGCGCTATACGGTGACAGTGTGCGACCTGGCCGGTACGATGGTCGGTCAATCCAACCCATACTCGATTAGTTGGCTGGTAGCACAGCGTCTGAACGCAACGTTGAAAACGTTGTCGGCGCCGGTGTTAGTCGCAAGTGAGGAAACGCGCCAGGCCTTGCTCCAAGAGCCAAGTTTGCGACAGGCGCTCGAAGAGGTGCGACGAGTCGATATTGCCTATGTCGGTCTTGGTCATGTTGGTCCTGACACGACCCTCGTCAGGGTCGGTCTGCTATCACCACACGATATCCAGCAATTGCAAGAGCGGGGAGTGGTCGGCGAGATGTTGATGCGGTATTACGATAAAGATGGGCAACACGTCCCGTGTCCCTGGGAATCACGTATTATTTCACTGGAGTGGCCGAGCATTCGCCAAATTCCGCATGTGGTGGTTATTGCCGCAGGCGATCATAAAGTCGAAGCGATTACAGCCGCAATACGTGGTCGGCTTTGTCATACGTTGATAACTGATACCGATACCGCCTTACAGGTGCTTGATCGTTTTCAGCAGGGTACGTGA
- a CDS encoding SPFH domain-containing protein, with the protein MNRLQRGLATARQILESGELEQLQIKASDFISQRAGNESGATRIEQMSVLLDEAAELLNRNFQQRESSGQIANVISPVVIPRDPRSSFWIVITIVLVVIGLIGWLFSLLIDTVSFGFTNLSLVLFGPHYWLLVVGYVVYSLWRNTFIMVPDGCQALITRFGKLEEIAPAGRKILLDPWKRVSYIVNVTREYPYNAPIREAPTASRVNASVDLFLQFKIEDPAAFIFTLGGAKGFQEKLQNAVSEVTRALIYEQRAEAIYDLVGESTQNLLSTLNQQFLPAVRFVNANITHAEPSSQEYRIDLAKPEMIRVAKEAYTYEYQLALRKEQDEGDLNRELTSLREQLSAIQAEIATYQAQIDTAREREIHRANAYASQLLSEAESAARANAALLEAQALDIRAVGAARYPEILQYRYQQDILDRLEAVADHLPQIVQVSGSDDTVIDYLALAQRMLGITDTQLYSPEDVTAIRSRMQEIRQRILARTEQIKQVIAGGSDQTDTKGDNQ; encoded by the coding sequence ATGAACCGCTTGCAACGAGGCCTTGCTACTGCCAGGCAAATCCTGGAAAGCGGTGAACTCGAACAACTACAAATTAAAGCCAGCGACTTCATTTCCCAACGCGCAGGTAACGAAAGTGGGGCTACCCGGATCGAGCAAATGAGTGTCCTGCTCGATGAAGCCGCCGAATTGCTCAACCGTAACTTCCAGCAACGAGAGTCAAGCGGGCAAATTGCCAATGTCATTTCACCGGTTGTCATCCCGCGTGATCCACGATCTTCGTTCTGGATCGTTATCACGATTGTGCTGGTAGTGATTGGCCTGATCGGCTGGCTCTTTAGCCTGCTCATCGACACCGTTTCGTTTGGCTTCACCAACCTGAGTCTTGTTCTGTTCGGCCCCCATTACTGGCTTCTCGTTGTTGGGTATGTTGTTTACAGCCTTTGGCGCAATACCTTCATTATGGTGCCAGATGGTTGTCAGGCGCTGATCACCCGTTTTGGCAAACTCGAAGAGATTGCACCGGCGGGGCGGAAAATCTTACTCGATCCCTGGAAACGGGTGAGCTACATTGTCAATGTCACTCGCGAGTATCCGTACAACGCACCAATTCGTGAAGCGCCGACAGCCTCGCGGGTGAATGCCTCAGTAGACCTCTTCCTGCAATTTAAAATTGAAGACCCGGCCGCATTCATCTTTACCCTGGGTGGCGCCAAGGGTTTTCAAGAGAAATTACAGAACGCGGTGAGTGAAGTCACCCGCGCTCTCATTTACGAACAACGGGCAGAGGCCATCTATGACCTAGTTGGCGAGAGCACGCAAAACCTGCTCAGCACCCTGAACCAGCAATTTCTCCCTGCAGTACGCTTTGTCAACGCCAACATCACCCACGCCGAGCCTTCCAGTCAGGAATACCGGATCGATCTCGCCAAACCAGAAATGATTCGGGTTGCGAAAGAGGCATACACCTATGAATACCAACTGGCCCTACGAAAAGAACAGGACGAGGGTGATCTCAACCGTGAATTGACCAGCCTGCGCGAGCAGTTATCGGCCATCCAAGCCGAAATTGCAACCTACCAGGCCCAGATCGATACGGCTCGTGAACGAGAGATTCATCGAGCGAACGCTTACGCCAGCCAGTTGCTCAGCGAAGCCGAAAGTGCGGCGCGAGCTAATGCAGCATTGCTCGAAGCTCAGGCGCTCGATATTCGTGCGGTAGGCGCCGCACGGTATCCTGAAATCTTGCAGTACCGCTATCAACAAGATATTCTCGACCGACTCGAAGCAGTAGCCGACCATCTGCCGCAAATTGTCCAGGTCAGCGGCAGTGACGATACGGTCATCGACTATCTGGCCTTGGCGCAACGAATGCTGGGTATTACCGATACCCAACTCTACTCACCGGAAGATGTTACTGCGATTCGCAGCCGCATGCAAGAGATTCGCCAGCGGATTTTGGCCCGCACCGAACAGATCAAGCAAGTAATTGCAGGCGGAAGCGATCAGACCGATACGAAAGGAGATAACCAGTGA